Genomic segment of Verrucomicrobiota bacterium:
TTCCGGCACCACCCGCCCGCGTTCAGGGAATTTGCGCAAAGAGAGAGCCGCATCCAGCAACTGGTTGCCTATGCGTTCGGCGGCGACAGGATTGTGGGGCGCGATGTAGGCGACAATGCGCTCCAAATCGCTTAAAGCGTCGTCGGAGAGGAATATTTTGAAATCCATTTCGGGATGCGTTGGCGGGCCTCCTCCAGGGGAACGCGCTCGCCGCGATCCAGCGAGGCCAGCCCATCCTCCACCGCCTGCCGGAATTCCAGC
This window contains:
- a CDS encoding type II toxin-antitoxin system RelE/ParE family toxin; its protein translation is MDFKIFLSDDALSDLERIVAYIAPHNPVAAERIGNQLLDAALSLRKFPERGRVVPEFKRPVLREIIFRSYRIIYRVNPCDQSLEIVRFWHGARGFPHIPRGPES